A window of the Brumimicrobium sp. genome harbors these coding sequences:
- a CDS encoding Mur ligase family protein, giving the protein MDWLFNQFPAFQKIGNTAFKPTLDNTRKLVSVLNVPIEKMKFIHIAGTNGKGTTCSIIASTLTESGKKVGLFTSPHIKDFRERIRINGEMISEEEVVNYISKFQELKFTISPSFFEMSWVMALSYFYQKKCDIIVVETGLGGRLDATNIIHPILTIITNIGLDHTAILGDTREQIANEKAGIIKAKIPIIIGESDKELDQIFRNKAKKEKAPISFISKETDSTVFEHNKQVAFTAIDDFLLKDTPKLIRNNFKKRAIDNLWKNSGWIVRKQIYSINPLIILDVAHNQMGVERLIHDIQMEYPTKQIRALYGASNDKNILKIIQLFPKGWIYYISEFKNKRSTTIEEFKQIEHLNQLNISYFNDVKKAFQIAKESTLEDELLLVFGSFYLLEEII; this is encoded by the coding sequence GTGGATTGGTTGTTCAATCAGTTTCCAGCTTTTCAAAAAATTGGTAATACTGCATTTAAACCGACATTAGATAACACTAGAAAATTAGTGTCCGTTCTCAATGTGCCTATTGAAAAAATGAAGTTCATACATATAGCGGGTACAAATGGTAAAGGAACAACTTGTAGCATTATTGCCAGTACATTAACTGAATCAGGGAAGAAAGTTGGGTTATTCACATCACCACATATCAAAGATTTTCGTGAGCGTATTCGTATAAATGGAGAAATGATCTCTGAAGAAGAAGTGGTAAATTATATTTCTAAATTTCAGGAATTAAAGTTTACTATTTCGCCCTCCTTTTTTGAGATGAGTTGGGTTATGGCTCTCTCCTATTTTTATCAAAAGAAATGTGATATTATTGTTGTAGAGACAGGATTAGGAGGAAGATTAGACGCAACCAATATCATACATCCCATTTTAACAATCATAACAAATATTGGATTAGACCATACAGCGATATTAGGAGATACACGCGAGCAGATAGCCAATGAAAAAGCAGGAATTATCAAAGCAAAGATTCCCATAATTATTGGAGAAAGCGATAAAGAGCTGGATCAAATCTTTAGAAATAAAGCTAAGAAAGAAAAAGCTCCAATCTCATTTATATCAAAAGAAACCGATTCAACAGTTTTTGAACATAACAAACAAGTAGCATTCACTGCCATAGATGATTTTCTACTCAAAGACACACCAAAACTTATTCGGAATAATTTTAAAAAAAGAGCTATTGACAATCTATGGAAAAATAGTGGATGGATAGTGCGTAAACAGATATATAGTATAAATCCACTAATCATTTTGGATGTAGCTCACAATCAAATGGGGGTTGAACGACTTATTCATGATATTCAGATGGAATACCCTACCAAACAAATTCGTGCACTTTATGGAGCATCTAATGACAAAAACATATTAAAAATTATTCAATTATTTCCCAAAGGCTGGATATACTACATTTCTGAATTTAAAAACAAACGTTCTACAACAATAGAAGAATTTAAGCAAATAGAACATCTAAATCAATTGAATATCAGCTATTTCAATGATGTAAAGAAAGCTTTTCAAATAGCAAAAGAAAGTACACTGGAGGATGAATTACTTCTTGTCTTTGGGAGTTTCTATTTATTAGAAGAAATTATTTAA
- a CDS encoding biopolymer transporter ExbD — translation MNLRSQNKVKVEGGMASMTDLVFLLLVFFIIMSTMSEKNTPVELPQPNETLETSKENTTTTIVVTENDLYQIMLSDEKNTQNPFGIKTDGATYDQIHDFLIQEVEKTPEMKVKIAGARKASYEAVFQILALSKSRGWKPVLAYD, via the coding sequence ATGAATCTTAGATCTCAAAATAAGGTAAAGGTAGAAGGGGGAATGGCCTCTATGACAGATTTAGTGTTCTTGTTGTTGGTATTCTTCATTATTATGAGCACCATGTCAGAAAAGAACACTCCTGTTGAGTTACCCCAACCGAATGAAACATTAGAGACTTCAAAAGAAAATACAACAACAACTATTGTGGTTACTGAGAATGACTTGTATCAGATTATGTTAAGTGATGAAAAAAATACACAGAATCCATTTGGCATAAAAACAGATGGCGCAACTTATGATCAGATTCATGATTTCTTAATTCAGGAGGTTGAGAAGACCCCTGAAATGAAAGTTAAAATTGCAGGTGCTCGAAAGGCATCTTATGAAGCTGTTTTCCAGATTCTGGCTTTATCAAAGTCTAGAGGCTGGAAACCAGTTCTTGCCTATGATTAA
- a CDS encoding MotA/TolQ/ExbB proton channel family protein, translated as MGISFLLQIANDSVSTGVNEGYKEVAIWEAVAEACNTAIGLIIMVVLAIMSVYAVYVFVERFLALRRASKAQPNFISEIKRFLSEGKIDEAKNLCIRTDSPSARMLEKGIDRIGKPIDIISSTIENTGKLEIARLEQRLSFLASASGSGPMIGFLGTVIGMVQTFNAMKFLDTLDLGTIAPGIMTAMITTVAGLIVGIVAFMGYNYLVSQISKVVYRMENDAMEFMDVLNTPSK; from the coding sequence ATGGGAATTTCATTTTTATTACAAATCGCAAATGACTCTGTTTCTACAGGAGTAAATGAGGGTTATAAAGAAGTGGCTATTTGGGAAGCTGTCGCTGAGGCATGCAACACTGCAATAGGATTAATCATTATGGTCGTGTTGGCTATTATGTCCGTGTATGCAGTATATGTGTTTGTGGAACGATTTTTAGCTTTAAGAAGAGCCTCTAAAGCACAACCTAACTTTATTTCTGAAATAAAAAGATTTCTATCCGAAGGGAAAATAGATGAAGCAAAGAATCTGTGTATCCGTACGGATTCCCCATCTGCTAGAATGTTGGAAAAAGGAATAGATCGCATAGGAAAACCTATCGATATTATTTCATCTACTATTGAAAATACAGGAAAGTTAGAAATTGCTCGACTAGAGCAAAGATTAAGTTTTTTAGCGAGTGCTTCTGGTTCTGGTCCTATGATTGGTTTCTTGGGAACAGTTATCGGTATGGTTCAGACATTTAATGCTATGAAATTCCTAGACACTCTTGATCTGGGCACTATCGCACCAGGTATTATGACTGCAATGATTACAACTGTAGCTGGATTAATTGTAGGTATTGTAGCGTTTATGGGATATAACTATTTAGTTTCTCAAATTTCAAAAGTAGTTTACCGTATGGAAAATGACGCTATGGAATTTATGGATGTTTTAAATACTCCTTCAAAATAG
- the nhaD gene encoding sodium:proton antiporter NhaD, with amino-acid sequence MITFIVLVFVIGYTAITLEDKLKLDKLIPALLMMVVAWAAIFLDVSAFTEWFNSGEKALIDITGLGEAARMDLVHESLAHHFEETAEILIFLLGAMTIVEIIEHFDGFSTIKKFVKTHSKRSLLWIIAFLAFVLSSIIDNLTSTIVLISILRKLLDKNEDRIWYAGLIVIAANAGGAWSPIGDVTTTMLWIGNKVTAPKLMEYLFIPSLICFIIPTAIASFMKPFKGTFDLPQEEKVDPNASTMMYLGLIMIVMVPVLKTVIGLPPFMGMMFSLAIVAIVAELKAHKQLKALSMSGDANDEDHHAGKGPLVGALSRIEMPSILFFLGILLTVGALESIGVIFNFGQTVSASMGESPFIIVLGLASAVIDNVPLVAASMGMFTEGIDELVWHFIAYSAGTGGSILIIGSAAGVVAMGMEKINFFWYVKNISLLAMLGFFGGAGWYLMERAIFG; translated from the coding sequence ATGATTACTTTCATTGTCCTTGTCTTCGTTATCGGTTATACAGCTATAACTCTTGAGGATAAATTAAAATTAGATAAATTAATCCCTGCACTTTTAATGATGGTGGTCGCTTGGGCTGCTATATTTTTAGATGTAAGCGCTTTTACTGAATGGTTTAACTCAGGTGAAAAGGCTCTCATTGATATTACTGGTCTAGGAGAAGCTGCACGAATGGATCTAGTACATGAATCTTTAGCGCATCATTTTGAGGAAACTGCTGAAATTCTAATCTTTCTTCTAGGAGCAATGACAATCGTTGAAATCATTGAGCATTTCGATGGCTTCTCTACTATTAAGAAATTTGTAAAAACACATTCAAAAAGATCTTTACTTTGGATTATCGCATTTTTGGCCTTTGTTTTATCTTCTATTATTGATAATTTAACCTCAACTATCGTATTGATTTCTATACTGAGAAAATTATTAGATAAGAATGAAGATAGAATCTGGTATGCTGGTCTTATTGTTATTGCTGCAAATGCAGGGGGTGCTTGGTCCCCAATTGGTGATGTAACTACTACTATGCTTTGGATTGGAAACAAAGTAACAGCACCTAAATTAATGGAGTATTTATTTATTCCTTCTTTAATATGTTTTATAATCCCTACCGCTATTGCAAGTTTCATGAAACCATTTAAAGGAACTTTTGATTTACCACAAGAAGAGAAGGTTGACCCAAATGCTTCAACTATGATGTATCTAGGTTTGATAATGATTGTGATGGTTCCGGTATTGAAAACAGTTATTGGTTTGCCTCCTTTTATGGGAATGATGTTCTCTTTAGCTATTGTAGCTATAGTAGCTGAATTAAAAGCTCACAAACAATTGAAAGCACTTTCTATGTCAGGTGACGCAAATGACGAAGACCATCACGCAGGAAAAGGTCCATTAGTAGGAGCGCTTTCAAGAATCGAAATGCCATCTATACTATTCTTCTTAGGTATCTTGTTAACTGTTGGCGCTCTTGAATCTATCGGTGTAATCTTTAACTTTGGACAAACAGTAAGCGCAAGCATGGGCGAATCTCCTTTTATTATTGTACTAGGTTTGGCTTCAGCTGTAATTGATAACGTTCCATTAGTAGCGGCTAGTATGGGAATGTTTACCGAAGGTATAGATGAATTGGTATGGCATTTTATTGCATACAGTGCAGGTACTGGAGGTTCCATTTTGATCATTGGTTCTGCAGCAGGAGTTGTGGCTATGGGAATGGAGAAAATCAATTTCTTTTGGTATGTAAAGAATATTTCTCTATTAGCCATGTTAGGATTTTTTGGAGGAGCAGGATGGTACTTAATGGAAAGAGCTATTTTTGGATAG
- a CDS encoding anhydro-N-acetylmuramic acid kinase, with product MGKYHVIGLMSGTSLDGVDVVEVEFFLNDKNRWEFKVLNCHLFPYNKMTYLELKEAYSFKTPEILELSSKLGKYYGEIVNDFIDQYSIDKNTIDFIASHGQTIFHQPDKGYTLQIGNGPELAVTTNLPTVVDFRTKDVALGGNGAPLIPVADFLLFKQYADTFLNLGGFSNFSFLKENQVYSYDICPVNIVINKIMQEQGKEYDDRGNFGKTGIINQELLQKLNRLNYYQQSFPKSLGWEWVEEHILPLLSLEPNIQNQVRTLYEHFANQIGKSLDDTHAKTTLVTGGGAKNNFLIERIQSNTKSKIILPDSRIIDFKEAIGFAFLGLLRWRNETNVWASVTGARRDSCSGNIVIP from the coding sequence GTGGGTAAATATCATGTTATTGGTTTAATGTCAGGAACTTCTTTAGATGGAGTGGATGTTGTAGAAGTTGAGTTTTTTCTGAATGATAAAAATCGATGGGAGTTTAAAGTTTTAAACTGCCATTTATTTCCATATAATAAGATGACTTATTTAGAATTAAAAGAGGCCTATTCATTTAAAACTCCTGAAATTCTTGAACTTAGTTCTAAGTTGGGAAAGTATTATGGCGAAATAGTAAATGACTTCATTGACCAATATTCCATTGACAAGAATACTATTGATTTTATTGCTAGTCATGGGCAAACCATTTTCCATCAACCTGATAAAGGATATACACTTCAAATTGGAAATGGACCAGAATTAGCTGTTACCACTAATCTACCAACAGTAGTTGATTTTCGCACAAAAGATGTTGCTTTAGGAGGAAATGGAGCACCATTAATTCCAGTGGCTGATTTCTTGTTGTTCAAACAATATGCTGATACTTTTTTAAATCTAGGAGGCTTTAGTAATTTTTCATTTCTGAAAGAGAATCAAGTTTATTCTTATGATATCTGTCCAGTTAATATCGTAATTAATAAAATTATGCAGGAACAAGGTAAAGAATATGATGATAGAGGGAATTTTGGAAAAACAGGAATTATTAATCAGGAATTATTACAAAAATTAAATAGACTCAATTATTATCAACAATCCTTTCCAAAATCTTTAGGTTGGGAATGGGTAGAAGAACATATATTACCTTTACTTTCTTTGGAACCAAACATTCAGAACCAGGTTCGAACCCTGTACGAACATTTTGCAAATCAGATAGGAAAATCATTAGATGATACACATGCAAAAACAACCTTAGTCACAGGAGGTGGTGCAAAAAACAATTTTCTCATAGAACGTATTCAATCAAATACTAAAAGTAAAATTATTTTACCTGACAGTAGAATCATTGATTTTAAAGAAGCGATTGGTTTTGCTTTTCTTGGACTTTTACGTTGGAGAAATGAAACAAATGTATGGGCAAGTGTAACAGGAGCAAGGAGAGATTCATGTTCGGGAAATATTGTAATACCATAG
- a CDS encoding acyl-CoA dehydrogenase, giving the protein MNFELTEEQKAVRDAARDFAQNVLKPTVIERDDNQRVAHEELKQLGELGFLGMMVDPKYGGGGMDTISYALAMEEISKVDASVSVCMSVNNSLVCWGLEMFGTEEQKQKYLVPLAKGEKIGAFCLSEPEAGSDATSQRTTAEDKGDYYLLNGTKNWITNGSTASIYLVVAQTHPEKGHHGINVLIVERGMEGFEVGPKENKMGIRGSDTHSLGFTNVKVPKENRIGEDGFGFKFAMKTLSGGRIGIAAQALGIAAGALDLAVAYSKERQAFGKPINEHQAVAFKLADMATQVETARLMVHKAAWEKDQHVNFDTSSAMAKLYASEIAQTVTSEAVQIHGGYGYVKEYHVERLMRDAKITQIYEGTSEIQKIVISRNVIKG; this is encoded by the coding sequence ATGAATTTTGAATTAACCGAGGAGCAAAAAGCAGTACGTGATGCGGCACGTGACTTTGCACAGAATGTATTAAAACCAACAGTTATTGAGCGAGATGATAATCAGAGAGTAGCTCATGAAGAATTGAAACAATTGGGAGAACTTGGATTCTTAGGAATGATGGTCGACCCTAAATATGGTGGTGGTGGTATGGATACTATTTCGTATGCATTAGCAATGGAAGAGATATCTAAGGTTGATGCTTCAGTATCCGTTTGCATGAGTGTAAATAACTCATTGGTTTGTTGGGGATTAGAGATGTTTGGAACAGAAGAACAAAAACAAAAATATTTAGTTCCACTTGCAAAAGGAGAAAAAATTGGCGCTTTTTGTCTTTCAGAACCAGAAGCAGGATCAGATGCTACTTCACAACGTACAACAGCAGAAGATAAAGGTGATTATTATCTTCTAAATGGCACTAAAAACTGGATTACAAATGGTTCTACAGCATCTATTTATTTAGTGGTTGCACAAACACATCCAGAAAAAGGTCACCACGGAATTAATGTCCTAATCGTTGAAAGAGGAATGGAAGGATTTGAAGTAGGTCCAAAAGAAAATAAAATGGGTATCCGTGGAAGTGATACGCATAGTCTAGGGTTCACAAATGTAAAAGTACCAAAGGAAAATCGAATTGGAGAAGACGGATTTGGATTCAAATTTGCCATGAAGACATTATCTGGTGGTAGAATAGGTATTGCAGCTCAAGCCTTAGGTATTGCAGCAGGAGCTTTGGATTTAGCTGTTGCTTACTCTAAAGAAAGGCAAGCATTTGGAAAACCGATTAATGAGCACCAAGCTGTTGCTTTTAAATTAGCTGACATGGCCACACAAGTAGAGACAGCACGTTTAATGGTTCATAAAGCGGCTTGGGAGAAAGATCAGCATGTGAATTTTGACACTTCCAGTGCTATGGCAAAATTGTATGCTTCCGAAATCGCACAAACTGTAACAAGTGAAGCTGTTCAGATTCATGGAGGTTATGGATATGTAAAAGAGTACCATGTAGAGCGATTGATGCGTGACGCTAAAATCACACAAATTTATGAAGGAACATCTGAAATTCAGAAGATTGTAATCTCTCGTAATGTTATAAAAGGATAA
- a CDS encoding T9SS type A sorting domain-containing protein yields MKRIYLGLITIMGSGLVLAQNYPTMSVAKNKTVVEATASDVTNKAEGDIIWQNDFSNATDWTKVAVVGMDNWVIGTAVPSGDFPIDPINSTSKANGYALFDSDLMCSGNQNAYIYNTTPIDLSGFANANLTFESYYRKFQGQCFVGFSTDATNWAWVEVHTSLVVNESSANPTIVSIPTVGIGGSSTAYVAFRYVGGCDYAWMVDDVKLVEPFDNNVEISKLFQATEIGTTEGLDYFYIPASQASFPGLTFGIYASNVGGQSQTVTIDATGPSYTESSNSKVIAPGAMDSLSIAEPFMIPTAVGAYTVNFVASLSGGANNYTGINKYEINRTQFVYGRDNGTAKSAISNFSSNGGKEFKIGNVMEIFDDMTITGVQVALANNQPNAVGQLFDASIEILNSTGDDFEYLVDSDVHTIATEDLGAFVTLPLDGGPVTIPAGSVVLVMAHHFGDGGTGNDDVAFLGAQSTTEQTVLGYDAGGTRYYLGSPSALMVRLTEEVTNGLNSNELTGVSVYPNPTSGIITVTNDANARNTIVITDVTGKNILTTASTTNEVIDLSSFGAGIYFVNVSNENGRIVKKIIVD; encoded by the coding sequence ATGAAAAGAATTTATTTAGGTTTAATTACTATTATGGGTAGCGGCCTCGTTTTGGCACAAAATTACCCAACAATGAGCGTAGCTAAGAATAAAACTGTTGTAGAAGCAACAGCGAGTGATGTTACAAATAAAGCAGAGGGAGATATTATTTGGCAAAATGATTTTTCTAATGCTACAGATTGGACAAAAGTAGCTGTAGTTGGAATGGATAACTGGGTGATTGGAACAGCAGTCCCTTCAGGAGATTTCCCAATAGATCCAATCAATTCCACTTCAAAAGCAAATGGATATGCATTATTTGATTCTGACTTAATGTGTTCTGGAAATCAAAATGCTTATATATACAATACAACTCCAATTGATTTATCCGGATTTGCTAATGCAAACCTTACTTTTGAGTCATATTATAGAAAGTTTCAAGGTCAATGTTTCGTAGGATTCTCTACAGATGCAACTAATTGGGCATGGGTTGAAGTACATACATCACTTGTTGTAAATGAAAGTTCGGCTAATCCAACAATTGTTTCTATTCCTACAGTAGGTATAGGTGGGTCTTCTACAGCGTATGTAGCTTTTAGATACGTAGGTGGATGTGATTATGCTTGGATGGTGGATGATGTAAAACTTGTTGAGCCATTTGATAATAATGTTGAAATCTCAAAACTTTTCCAAGCTACAGAAATAGGAACAACTGAAGGCTTAGATTATTTCTATATTCCTGCTTCTCAAGCTAGTTTTCCTGGATTAACTTTTGGTATTTATGCTAGTAATGTTGGTGGTCAATCACAAACAGTTACAATAGATGCTACAGGACCTTCTTACACTGAAAGCAGTAACTCAAAAGTTATTGCACCAGGAGCAATGGATTCATTATCAATTGCGGAACCATTTATGATTCCAACTGCTGTAGGTGCTTATACAGTTAATTTCGTAGCTTCTCTCTCTGGAGGCGCAAATAATTATACTGGAATTAATAAATATGAAATCAACAGAACTCAATTTGTTTACGGAAGAGATAACGGAACAGCAAAGAGTGCAATTTCAAACTTTTCTAGTAATGGAGGGAAAGAATTTAAAATTGGTAATGTCATGGAAATATTTGATGATATGACTATTACTGGTGTTCAAGTGGCTTTAGCAAATAACCAACCAAATGCTGTTGGACAATTATTTGATGCTTCTATCGAAATCTTAAATAGTACAGGAGATGATTTTGAATATTTAGTTGATTCTGATGTACATACTATTGCTACTGAAGATTTAGGTGCTTTTGTTACCCTTCCACTAGATGGAGGTCCTGTAACTATTCCAGCGGGATCTGTTGTATTGGTAATGGCTCACCACTTTGGTGATGGAGGTACTGGTAATGATGATGTTGCATTCCTAGGTGCTCAATCTACAACAGAGCAAACTGTTTTAGGTTACGATGCAGGCGGAACAAGATATTATTTAGGTAGCCCAAGCGCACTTATGGTTCGTTTAACTGAAGAAGTAACAAATGGATTGAATAGTAATGAATTAACTGGAGTAAGTGTCTATCCAAACCCAACATCAGGTATTATTACTGTTACAAACGATGCTAATGCTCGTAATACAATTGTAATTACAGATGTTACAGGAAAGAATATTTTAACAACAGCTTCAACTACAAATGAAGTTATTGATTTAAGTTCTTTTGGTGCTGGTATTTACTTTGTAAATGTTTCAAACGAAAACGGAAGAATAGTTAAAAAGATTATTGTAGATTAA
- a CDS encoding cob(I)yrinic acid a,c-diamide adenosyltransferase yields MKVYTKTGDKGTTALIGGKRVAKNDIRVETYGTVDELNSWVGLLRDHREILPEQYNQLIEIQDRLFTIETIFASQPEGVKMSLPPVFENDIIFLENAIDEMNDTLPPLTKFVLPGGSKLLSFCHIARCVCRRAERLAVGIEDESEQYRISLKYLNRLSDYLFVLTRKIAFDNNIKEVEWQARK; encoded by the coding sequence ATGAAAGTATATACAAAAACAGGAGATAAGGGAACAACGGCATTAATCGGAGGAAAAAGAGTAGCTAAAAATGATATTCGTGTAGAAACTTATGGCACCGTTGATGAATTGAATTCATGGGTGGGTTTACTAAGAGATCATCGTGAAATACTACCTGAGCAATACAATCAATTAATAGAAATTCAAGACAGATTATTTACCATTGAAACAATTTTTGCATCTCAGCCAGAAGGAGTGAAAATGAGTCTACCACCTGTTTTTGAAAATGATATTATTTTTCTCGAAAATGCAATTGATGAAATGAATGATACGTTGCCTCCTCTTACAAAATTTGTATTACCCGGGGGTTCAAAATTACTTTCATTCTGTCATATTGCCAGATGTGTATGTAGAAGAGCTGAAAGATTGGCTGTAGGTATAGAAGATGAGAGTGAACAATATAGAATCAGCCTCAAATATCTTAATAGATTAAGTGATTATCTCTTTGTATTGACTCGAAAAATCGCCTTTGATAATAATATAAAAGAGGTAGAATGGCAAGCAAGAAAATAA
- a CDS encoding DUF2795 domain-containing protein — MYWTLELASYLEDAPWPAAKDELIDYAIRTGAPLEVVESLQSLEDEGEIYESMEDIWPDYPSKEDFFFNEDEY; from the coding sequence ATGTACTGGACACTAGAATTAGCTTCTTATTTAGAAGATGCTCCATGGCCGGCAGCAAAAGATGAGTTAATTGATTATGCAATTAGAACAGGAGCTCCTCTTGAAGTAGTTGAAAGTTTGCAGAGCCTTGAGGATGAAGGAGAAATTTATGAAAGTATGGAAGATATCTGGCCTGATTATCCATCTAAAGAAGATTTTTTCTTTAATGAAGATGAATATTAA